The Lachnospiraceae bacterium oral taxon 500 genome window below encodes:
- the lysA gene encoding diaminopimelate decarboxylase, with protein MLNQTYTEQTHFFGQTDPQKLLQKYGSPLYVYNESILRTRCREIAGLSDYPHFHANYSVKANGNLHLLRIIREEGFYADAMSPGEIYVEEMAGFQPEQILFISNNVSPEEMRFAIDRQILVSVDSLSQLTQYGLLNPGGRVCIRFNPMVGAGHSDKVVTGGKNTKFGVDPNMVPEVKAILARYQLRLVGINQHIGSLFMEDDQYIQGMESALAVARQFADLEFIDFGGGFGIPYRKQDGEKRLDLTALGQKLHSIFRRFAAEYGKELTFKLEPGRYIVAECGVLLGTVTALKSNFGKNYLGTDIGFNVLQRPLLYGSHHDMEVYRPETGKSYDQNTAEKTIVYQVTGNICESGDILAADRALPEAQIGDILTVLDAGAYGYCMASSYNNRLRPAEVLITNGGEDILIRRRETLADLVQAFPGAGQ; from the coding sequence ATGTTAAACCAAACCTATACCGAACAAACGCATTTTTTCGGACAAACCGACCCGCAAAAGCTCCTGCAAAAATACGGCAGTCCGCTTTATGTTTATAATGAATCCATCCTGCGCACTCGCTGCCGGGAAATTGCCGGATTAAGCGATTATCCTCACTTTCACGCTAATTACTCGGTCAAAGCCAATGGCAACCTGCATTTGCTGCGGATTATCCGAGAGGAAGGCTTTTATGCCGACGCCATGAGCCCCGGTGAAATCTATGTTGAGGAAATGGCCGGTTTTCAGCCGGAGCAAATTCTGTTCATCAGCAATAATGTCAGCCCGGAAGAAATGCGCTTTGCCATTGACCGCCAAATCTTGGTCAGCGTTGACTCGCTTTCGCAGCTGACACAATACGGACTCCTCAATCCCGGCGGTCGGGTCTGCATCCGCTTTAATCCGATGGTTGGCGCCGGCCACAGTGACAAAGTTGTTACCGGCGGCAAAAACACCAAGTTCGGTGTTGACCCGAACATGGTTCCGGAAGTAAAAGCCATTTTGGCCCGCTATCAGCTCCGTTTGGTCGGCATCAATCAACATATCGGCTCGCTGTTTATGGAAGACGACCAATACATTCAGGGCATGGAATCAGCGCTGGCGGTGGCTCGTCAGTTTGCCGATCTGGAATTTATTGATTTCGGCGGCGGCTTCGGCATTCCCTACCGCAAGCAGGACGGTGAAAAAAGACTGGATTTGACCGCTTTGGGTCAAAAGCTGCATTCGATCTTCCGGCGCTTTGCCGCCGAGTACGGCAAGGAGCTGACCTTTAAACTTGAGCCGGGCCGCTATATTGTCGCCGAGTGCGGCGTACTGCTGGGCACCGTCACCGCCCTCAAATCCAACTTCGGCAAAAATTATCTGGGCACGGATATCGGCTTTAACGTTCTGCAAAGGCCGCTTCTTTACGGCAGCCATCATGACATGGAAGTTTACCGGCCGGAAACCGGCAAAAGCTATGACCAAAACACTGCCGAAAAAACCATTGTTTATCAGGTAACCGGCAATATCTGCGAATCCGGTGATATCTTAGCAGCCGACCGGGCGCTGCCGGAAGCACAAATCGGTGATATTTTAACTGTTTTGGACGCCGGTGCTTACGGCTATTGCATGGCTTCTTCTTATAATAACCGACTGCGGCCGGCTGAGGTCTTGATTACCAATGGCGGCGAGGATATCCTGATTCGGCGCCGGGAAACTCTGGCCGATTTGGTACAGGCCTTTCCGGGTGCTGGGCAATAA
- a CDS encoding DUF454 domain-containing protein, protein MTIKKWIYIIVGCIGLALGAVGAVMPLMPAFPFLLLAAFCFGRSSERLDAWFKNSKLYRDNLADYVKGQGMPKAAKIRVMLLVTALFTFGFIMMRAVPVGRIVLLIIWAFHIWYFALRVKTKVAAPEES, encoded by the coding sequence ATGACAATTAAAAAATGGATTTATATTATTGTCGGCTGTATTGGCTTAGCACTGGGCGCAGTCGGAGCAGTTATGCCGCTGATGCCGGCCTTTCCTTTTTTGCTTCTGGCGGCGTTTTGCTTCGGCAGAAGCTCGGAGCGGCTGGACGCTTGGTTTAAGAACTCTAAGCTGTACCGGGATAACTTAGCGGATTATGTGAAAGGCCAGGGTATGCCGAAGGCGGCTAAGATTAGAGTAATGCTGCTGGTTACAGCTCTTTTTACCTTTGGCTTTATCATGATGCGGGCGGTGCCGGTGGGCCGGATCGTTCTGCTGATCATATGGGCCTTTCATATTTGGTATTTTGCTCTGCGGGTCAAAACCAAAGTGGCAGCGCCGGAGGAAAGTTAG
- a CDS encoding PTS mannose/fructose/sorbose transporter subunit IIB, with amino-acid sequence MSSQKKNIITAIRMDDRLLHGIIMTQWLSRISCDRVMVIDDAVAKDPLKTEVMRLSKPVNKALSILDSNTALTNFKNGKYREQKVFILIRDFNILSGLTALGYELPKINIGMHFCKEGEYALTKRIMLSRREVAVIHTLLRAGCDFETQYVPSDTVIELNPQLKAL; translated from the coding sequence ATGAGCAGCCAGAAAAAAAATATAATAACCGCGATCCGGATGGATGACCGCCTGCTGCACGGAATTATCATGACGCAATGGCTTTCCCGTATTTCCTGCGACAGAGTTATGGTAATTGACGACGCAGTCGCCAAGGATCCTCTAAAAACAGAAGTCATGAGGCTTTCCAAGCCGGTGAACAAGGCCCTATCCATTCTTGATTCCAACACGGCGCTCACGAATTTTAAAAACGGGAAATATCGGGAACAAAAAGTGTTTATCCTGATTCGTGATTTTAATATATTATCCGGCTTAACGGCACTGGGTTATGAGCTCCCCAAAATAAATATCGGTATGCATTTTTGCAAAGAGGGCGAGTACGCTCTGACCAAACGAATTATGTTAAGCCGCCGGGAGGTAGCCGTCATTCATACGCTGCTCCGTGCCGGCTGCGATTTTGAAACACAATATGTTCCCAGTGACACGGTCATCGAACTGAATCCGCAACTAAAAGCGCTGTAA
- the pfkB gene encoding 1-phosphofructokinase, with the protein MIYTLTFNPALDYIVAVKDFRAGTINRTSSEKILPGGKGINVSIVLNNLGYDSAALGFVAGFTGEAIEKLMEQSGCNTDFIHVEPGFSRINLKMKSDTETEINGQGPHIGKQDIEKLYRKLSNLQEDDILIISGSIPQTLPGDIYEQILERIKAKPIRVIVDAEKELMTKVLKYHPFLVKPNNHELGAIYQVNLPKKEDVIPYAQKLQAAGAQNVLVSMAEAGAVFISQNGEVLCSNAPKGVLVNSVGAGDSMVAGFVAGWLETQNYHHAFRMGVAAGSASAFSTELATRAEVEALLEKF; encoded by the coding sequence ATGATTTATACTTTAACCTTTAACCCGGCGCTGGATTATATTGTTGCGGTCAAAGATTTTCGGGCGGGAACCATCAACCGGACCAGTTCGGAAAAGATTTTGCCCGGCGGTAAGGGAATCAACGTTTCCATCGTCCTGAATAATCTGGGATACGACAGCGCCGCTCTTGGTTTTGTCGCCGGCTTTACCGGTGAGGCGATTGAAAAATTAATGGAGCAATCCGGCTGTAATACCGATTTTATCCATGTAGAGCCGGGCTTTTCACGCATTAATTTAAAAATGAAATCGGATACGGAAACCGAGATCAACGGGCAGGGACCGCATATCGGAAAGCAGGATATTGAAAAGCTTTACCGAAAATTAAGCAATCTGCAAGAGGATGATATCCTGATCATTTCAGGCAGCATTCCCCAGACATTGCCCGGGGATATTTATGAACAGATCCTAGAAAGGATAAAAGCAAAACCGATCCGCGTTATTGTCGACGCGGAAAAAGAGCTGATGACCAAAGTGTTAAAGTATCATCCCTTTCTGGTAAAGCCCAATAACCATGAATTGGGCGCGATCTATCAGGTCAACTTGCCAAAAAAGGAGGACGTTATTCCTTATGCCCAAAAACTGCAAGCCGCCGGCGCGCAGAATGTGTTAGTTTCCATGGCCGAAGCAGGGGCTGTTTTTATCTCCCAAAACGGCGAGGTGCTTTGCAGCAACGCTCCCAAAGGAGTGTTAGTTAATTCCGTCGGTGCGGGCGACTCGATGGTAGCCGGTTTCGTGGCCGGCTGGCTGGAAACCCAAAATTATCATCACGCCTTCCGAATGGGCGTGGCGGCCGGATCGGCCAGCGCGTTTTCAACCGAGCTGGCCACCCGAGCGGAAGTCGAGGCCTTGTTAGAAAAGTTCTAA
- a CDS encoding PTS sorbitol transporter subunit IIB yields MKRVVIASHGKFATGLKETLKFITTLDNIYDIPAYAEDDSEPLEETIAKLFATFSPEDKVIVMTDVLSGSVNQKFFPYINDHTFVITGVNVPLALSVLLANEEEITPPYIRQTIEESKQMIVFVNEKQPDKDENDE; encoded by the coding sequence ATGAAACGAGTTGTTATCGCGTCACACGGAAAATTTGCTACCGGCCTGAAAGAAACCTTAAAGTTCATTACGACACTGGATAACATCTATGACATTCCCGCTTATGCGGAAGATGACAGCGAGCCCTTGGAGGAAACCATCGCCAAACTGTTTGCGACCTTTTCTCCAGAGGATAAGGTAATCGTAATGACCGACGTCCTGTCCGGAAGTGTTAATCAGAAGTTTTTTCCCTATATCAATGATCATACTTTTGTAATCACCGGGGTAAATGTCCCGCTTGCTCTGTCTGTGCTGTTAGCCAACGAGGAGGAGATCACCCCGCCTTACATCCGGCAAACCATAGAAGAGTCAAAGCAAATGATTGTTTTTGTCAATGAAAAGCAGCCGGACAAAGATGAAAATGACGAATAA
- a CDS encoding PTS fructose transporter subunit IID has product MNKQVLEKKDLRNAAYRWISTCISTYGYELQLAPSVVYALAPSLRKIYSNDEDYKKSLNNHFKYFNCMPWLAKLLLGASLAIEDTQGLEGLDAVQDLKVGLMGPLSGIGDTIGWIMIPTIFGSIAAYMALKGSVAGLAIWLLFSAALWFIRVRLVEVGYFQGVKFITRFGEKINVFTEAASILGLTVVGCLIPSVVKLRCGLNFTSGDVILSVQEQIDSIMPSLLPVAAVGIMYYLMKVKKVKMNYLILGTLIISMIGAALGIFTI; this is encoded by the coding sequence ATGAATAAACAGGTTCTGGAAAAGAAAGATTTAAGAAATGCCGCCTATCGCTGGATCAGTACATGTATCTCGACTTACGGATATGAACTGCAGTTAGCGCCGTCGGTCGTTTATGCTCTGGCGCCGTCTTTACGTAAGATTTATTCCAACGATGAGGACTATAAAAAATCTCTCAACAACCACTTTAAATATTTTAACTGTATGCCCTGGCTGGCCAAACTCTTATTAGGCGCGAGTTTAGCGATTGAGGATACCCAAGGCCTGGAGGGACTGGACGCCGTTCAGGATTTAAAAGTCGGACTGATGGGACCGTTAAGCGGTATCGGCGACACGATCGGTTGGATCATGATCCCCACCATCTTTGGTTCGATCGCCGCGTATATGGCCCTAAAAGGCAGCGTGGCCGGTCTGGCGATCTGGCTGCTGTTCAGCGCTGCTTTATGGTTTATCCGCGTGCGTCTGGTCGAAGTCGGATATTTTCAAGGTGTAAAGTTCATCACCCGATTTGGCGAAAAAATTAATGTCTTCACCGAAGCCGCTTCGATTCTGGGCCTAACCGTTGTCGGCTGCCTGATTCCCAGCGTGGTAAAACTGCGTTGCGGATTGAATTTCACCAGCGGTGATGTTATACTGAGTGTACAGGAACAAATTGACAGTATCATGCCCTCGCTCCTGCCCGTCGCCGCCGTGGGAATCATGTACTATCTGATGAAGGTCAAAAAGGTCAAGATGAATTATCTTATTCTCGGTACGCTGATTATCTCCATGATCGGCGCCGCGCTTGGTATTTTTACGATTTAA
- a CDS encoding PTS sugar transporter subunit IIC, which translates to MNTIQIILITLLAALRALDRQSTQLVNHNSVFWGALAGLVMGDLQTGLFVGGTLQLMSLGVAALGGSSTPDYPLAAIIATAISISTGAGVEIGLTAGIAVGLLFVQLDITAKLINGVIGRRAQAYCNAGNFKAMNRTIRLSLIMMMLTSAIPTFLAVTLGTAVVSLIVDTLPTWFTTGLAIAGRLLPAVGLTMLLTYMPTSKYFAYLLIGFVLTAYLRVPVLGVALIGIAGALLFYQQKIKEMKTVVTVEGGLEDE; encoded by the coding sequence ATGAATACAATTCAAATTATTTTAATCACCTTGCTGGCCGCGCTTAGAGCGCTTGATCGGCAGAGTACGCAGCTGGTCAATCATAACAGTGTTTTTTGGGGAGCGCTGGCCGGGCTTGTCATGGGCGATTTGCAGACCGGATTATTCGTAGGCGGAACGCTTCAGCTGATGTCACTGGGCGTAGCCGCTCTCGGTGGTTCAAGCACACCTGATTATCCGCTGGCCGCTATCATCGCCACGGCCATCTCTATTTCCACCGGCGCCGGTGTTGAAATCGGGCTCACTGCCGGAATTGCCGTCGGGCTGCTGTTTGTGCAGTTGGATATTACCGCCAAGCTGATTAACGGTGTAATCGGCCGCCGGGCGCAAGCTTATTGTAACGCCGGAAACTTTAAGGCCATGAACCGGACCATCCGGCTTTCCCTGATTATGATGATGCTGACCAGCGCCATCCCCACATTTTTGGCGGTTACCTTAGGAACTGCGGTCGTATCCCTGATCGTCGATACTCTGCCCACCTGGTTCACGACCGGTCTTGCCATTGCCGGCCGCTTACTGCCGGCGGTCGGTCTTACCATGCTGCTGACCTATATGCCGACATCCAAGTATTTTGCTTATCTGCTGATCGGCTTTGTACTAACTGCTTATCTGCGGGTGCCGGTCTTAGGCGTCGCCCTGATCGGGATCGCCGGCGCGCTTTTGTTTTATCAACAGAAAATCAAGGAAATGAAAACCGTTGTCACAGTAGAAGGAGGGCTGGAAGATGAATAA
- a CDS encoding PTS mannose/fructose/sorbose transporter subunit IIB, whose product MSIVGARLDYRLLHGIVATQWAPHYNPQRIMVVDTKTADDPLLKDSMRLGKPAGVACSIISEETALANFKAHKYDGQTVFLITEDPKLLQKLLDIGETIGELVLGMSRNTSAGRKLSSRYAVTPEDEPVLSAIAKQGVPIYIQYTPADKKEVFTEK is encoded by the coding sequence ATGAGTATTGTTGGCGCACGTTTAGATTACCGGTTGCTGCATGGGATCGTGGCAACACAATGGGCTCCGCATTATAATCCCCAAAGGATTATGGTTGTGGACACAAAGACAGCCGATGATCCCTTATTAAAGGACAGTATGCGTCTGGGCAAGCCGGCCGGAGTCGCCTGCTCGATTATTTCCGAAGAAACGGCCTTGGCCAACTTTAAAGCGCATAAATATGATGGCCAAACGGTCTTTTTGATTACGGAGGATCCGAAATTGCTCCAAAAACTGCTGGATATAGGCGAAACCATTGGTGAGCTGGTTTTGGGCATGTCCAGAAATACCTCCGCCGGAAGGAAATTGTCGTCCCGATACGCTGTGACCCCGGAAGACGAGCCGGTTCTGTCCGCCATCGCCAAACAAGGCGTACCGATCTATATCCAGTATACACCGGCCGACAAAAAGGAAGTTTTTACGGAAAAATAA
- a CDS encoding PTS lactose transporter subunit IIB: protein MIKIVAVCGAGVGSSVMLRYFIQNICESRDIDALVETSDIGSVNPEAYDILVTTSDFADLLRSSGKCQIIRLDNLMDKAYLESELMKAISQEG from the coding sequence ATGATTAAAATTGTAGCGGTTTGCGGCGCGGGAGTTGGCAGCAGTGTTATGCTGCGGTATTTTATTCAAAATATTTGCGAAAGCAGGGATATTGACGCGCTGGTAGAGACCTCGGATATTGGTTCGGTTAATCCGGAGGCGTATGATATTTTGGTGACAACGTCGGATTTTGCCGATTTGCTGCGCAGCAGCGGAAAATGTCAAATCATCAGGCTGGACAACTTGATGGATAAGGCTTATTTAGAAAGCGAACTAATGAAAGCAATCAGTCAGGAGGGATAA
- a CDS encoding SgaT protein: MGILLYIINNILSQAAFVIGLVVVVGMLAQKKSGEKIIASAFKAMIGFTLINTAGQSLGMALLPLQTMYTKIFGLTMDKVDINSAIPEGLAGIGMEMAIIFALGFLMNIVIARLTKFKYVHLSPHVSFFYAGLIAALLKYGTGFNTIMIIVVGSIILGIYLTASCAYVAPWMKTVKGGEGFTLGHSSSVGILISSLLARALGNKDKDLEATNFPKRLNFLREMTIALSIVMTLLFMVSCLLAGPAWISENVSGGRDFVTYSLQNGIVFGMWITVIITGVRMMVGEIIPAFHGFADKIIPNAMPGLDIPLLFPNYPVSVIVGFLSSLVAGFLGMWILAALKYPIIVFPALIPTFFTGAITAIFGNANGGRRGAVIGSFVNGLILIFGQAFLLPMVGSYQAIMRILAETDYAFYGPLLGYLLKLAGL, translated from the coding sequence ATGGGAATTTTGTTGTATATCATTAATAATATTTTATCACAGGCAGCATTTGTAATTGGCCTCGTAGTAGTAGTCGGAATGCTGGCTCAGAAAAAAAGCGGAGAAAAAATCATAGCCAGTGCGTTTAAAGCCATGATCGGCTTTACGTTGATTAATACCGCCGGTCAATCTCTGGGCATGGCACTGCTGCCGCTGCAAACCATGTATACCAAGATTTTCGGTTTAACAATGGATAAGGTTGATATCAACAGCGCTATTCCGGAAGGCTTAGCGGGGATCGGCATGGAAATGGCGATTATTTTTGCCTTGGGATTTTTGATGAATATAGTCATTGCCCGGTTGACGAAGTTTAAATATGTTCATTTATCGCCGCATGTTTCTTTCTTTTACGCGGGCCTGATTGCGGCGCTGCTTAAATACGGAACGGGCTTTAATACGATTATGATTATTGTGGTTGGCTCGATTATTTTAGGCATTTATTTGACGGCTTCCTGCGCTTATGTGGCGCCGTGGATGAAAACGGTCAAAGGCGGAGAAGGCTTTACGCTGGGTCATTCCAGTTCTGTCGGCATCCTGATTTCTTCCTTGCTGGCCAGAGCGCTGGGCAATAAAGACAAGGATTTGGAGGCCACCAATTTCCCCAAACGGTTGAACTTCCTGCGGGAAATGACGATTGCGCTGAGTATTGTCATGACCTTGCTGTTTATGGTTTCCTGCTTGCTGGCCGGGCCGGCCTGGATCAGTGAAAATGTCAGCGGCGGCCGGGATTTTGTAACCTATTCGCTGCAAAACGGAATTGTTTTCGGAATGTGGATCACGGTCATTATTACCGGTGTGCGGATGATGGTTGGGGAAATTATTCCGGCCTTTCACGGCTTTGCGGACAAGATTATTCCAAACGCGATGCCGGGTTTGGATATCCCGCTGCTGTTTCCCAATTATCCGGTATCGGTAATTGTCGGATTCTTAAGTAGTTTGGTTGCCGGCTTTTTGGGAATGTGGATTCTGGCGGCGCTTAAATATCCGATTATCGTTTTCCCGGCGTTGATTCCGACTTTCTTTACCGGAGCGATTACCGCAATTTTTGGCAATGCCAATGGCGGCCGGCGCGGAGCGGTGATTGGTTCCTTCGTCAATGGATTGATTTTGATTTTCGGTCAGGCCTTTTTGTTGCCGATGGTGGGAAGTTATCAGGCTATCATGCGGATTCTGGCGGAAACGGACTATGCTTTTTATGGACCGCTTCTGGGCTATTTGCTTAAATTGGCCGGATTATAG